A single Vulcanisaeta distributa DSM 14429 DNA region contains:
- a CDS encoding DNA-directed RNA polymerase subunit P gives MGEAASRKIYMCLRCGRVFSLEDMITPGVHCPYCGYRIIVKIRSFQTKRISHIE, from the coding sequence ATGGGTGAGGCTGCTAGTCGAAAGATATACATGTGCCTTAGGTGCGGCAGAGTATTCTCGCTTGAGGATATGATAACGCCCGGCGTGCACTGCCCATACTGCGGTTATAGGATTATCGTTAAAATAAGGTCATTCCAGACAAAGAGGATATCGCATATTGAGTAG
- a CDS encoding nicotinamide-nucleotide adenylyltransferase, with translation MVRALFVGRFQPLHRGHEEVIKWLLGRHDELVIAIGSANESFTPRNPFTVGERIEMLHSMLRELKLVDRVLYCAVPDTKGDSALWYAYVRERCPSFDVAYTNDEFTKLCLEYGGIKVLNTPLFNKEVYSGTRIRELMAMGDRSWQSLVATGVLPVLSRINAEDRVRRIMQK, from the coding sequence ATGGTTAGGGCGTTATTTGTTGGGAGGTTTCAACCGCTGCATAGGGGTCATGAGGAGGTGATTAAGTGGTTGTTGGGTAGGCATGATGAGTTAGTTATCGCCATTGGGTCTGCCAACGAGTCATTCACGCCTAGGAATCCGTTTACCGTTGGTGAGAGAATCGAGATGCTTCATTCAATGCTTAGGGAGTTAAAGCTGGTCGATAGGGTCCTTTATTGCGCCGTACCTGATACGAAGGGTGATTCGGCGCTGTGGTATGCCTATGTCCGTGAGCGGTGCCCGTCATTTGACGTGGCTTACACGAATGATGAGTTCACTAAGTTGTGCCTTGAGTATGGTGGGATTAAGGTCCTTAATACGCCGCTCTTTAATAAGGAGGTTTATAGTGGTACGAGGATTAGGGAGTTAATGGCTATGGGTGATAGGTCGTGGCAGAGTCTCGTGGCAACAGGGGTCTTGCCGGTGCTGAGTAGGATTAATGCTGAGGATAGGGTGAGGAGGATAATGCAAAAATAA